A single window of Syntrophus aciditrophicus SB DNA harbors:
- the ybeY gene encoding rRNA maturation RNase YbeY translates to MAIAIRNQQKKVKIDLRQIRRRVQKLLRLVDCREKEISLLFVDDEEIQEINQRYLGRNYPTNVISFSLSEGEFSSVNPDVLGDIVISVDTASRDAERGNIPVSDELDFLIIHGLLHILGYNHENNNPEETACMQKKEQELFFLLHGYPLDF, encoded by the coding sequence ATGGCCATAGCGATTAGAAATCAACAGAAAAAAGTAAAAATTGATCTGCGCCAGATACGACGGAGAGTACAGAAACTGCTTCGACTGGTCGACTGCCGGGAGAAGGAAATCAGTCTTCTCTTTGTTGACGATGAAGAAATTCAGGAAATCAACCAGCGGTACCTCGGAAGGAATTATCCAACAAACGTCATTTCATTTTCACTCTCAGAGGGGGAGTTCAGCAGTGTCAACCCCGATGTTCTGGGTGACATCGTCATCTCTGTGGATACTGCATCCCGAGATGCGGAACGGGGAAATATTCCTGTGTCAGATGAGCTTGATTTCCTCATTATTCATGGTTTGCTGCACATACTTGGGTATAATCACGAAAATAACAACCCTGAGGAAACTGCGTGCATGCAAAAAAAAGAGCAGGAATTATTTTTCCTGCTCCATGGATATCCTCTCGATTTTTAA
- a CDS encoding HD family phosphohydrolase — MKIGDLTKNYFKSLGRELSDKIPDVPALAKDMTFQRLVILICMALLLSIMLTPQIEFRRPYFKIGSIAPKDIKADMDFLVEDRTSTEQKRRELAEGVKSVYDYDSSLSANLISTIPSVFSSIAETIERVDEKSAKGSKSAIGKQVFDQSIHEFEKNTGVKLSDEEIQILLQQKFSQNIADKIVHILEAAYRNRFIVNSDLSVHDLSVGITIRDLKTQTENDQRDFSTIFSLDQIDDVISKEAETMLQGTRENIRRTIISLTRRLISPNLTFNRNATEKKKQKLLETVKPVFSLVQKNEMIVREGQKISDTDHEKLEAFYRKKGQASLSNLSVFLGIFLTIILLSLVLYYWRIRNWPKKYARSNVDLLFLSTTAFFQILLVKTGIFMSDAINRAFPYLSMETCFFAIPFAAGAMLVAVLTNRNMALILNIFISFLISFLFEYDIKMSLFCFLGSIAASYHVVRCRQRSAFLKAGLYLGFFNIAVIACISLIMNEIFSFDLFSKLAMGMAGGLLSGVIVAGMTPLFETIFKYTTDIKLLELANLNQPIFQRMMMEAPGTYNHSVVVASLVEAAAEAIGANPLLAKVSAYYHDIGKLKKPLYFIENQRNGNNRHDKLSPKMSSLVIISHVKDGCEIAQQAKLGREITDIIREHHGTGLVSFFYDKAKKDKDPSISSLPETDFRYPGPKPQTKEAGLVLLGDVLEASSRTLSNPTPARISSLVHDRIEKVFMDGQLDECELTMRDLSKIAEIFNRILNGIFHHRVDYPDQGVREAGIRKDVNGHSD, encoded by the coding sequence ATGAAAATCGGCGATCTGACAAAAAATTATTTTAAAAGCCTAGGCCGGGAACTATCGGACAAGATTCCGGATGTACCCGCACTGGCCAAGGATATGACTTTTCAGCGTCTGGTTATCCTTATTTGTATGGCGTTGCTCCTGTCCATTATGCTTACGCCGCAGATCGAGTTCCGCCGTCCCTATTTCAAAATCGGCTCCATCGCCCCGAAAGATATCAAGGCGGATATGGATTTTCTTGTTGAAGATCGGACCTCCACAGAGCAGAAAAGACGGGAATTGGCTGAAGGCGTTAAATCCGTCTATGATTATGACAGCAGTTTATCAGCGAACTTGATCTCGACGATTCCTTCTGTATTTTCTTCAATAGCTGAGACCATTGAGCGCGTTGACGAAAAATCGGCAAAAGGCTCTAAATCAGCAATCGGGAAACAGGTTTTTGATCAGTCCATTCATGAATTTGAAAAAAATACCGGGGTTAAGCTCTCTGATGAAGAGATACAAATTCTTCTTCAACAGAAGTTTTCGCAAAATATCGCAGACAAAATCGTCCACATTCTCGAAGCGGCATACAGAAATCGTTTTATCGTCAATTCAGACTTATCTGTGCACGATTTATCCGTTGGAATCACTATCAGAGATTTAAAGACACAGACAGAAAACGACCAGAGAGATTTCTCCACGATTTTCTCTCTCGACCAAATCGACGATGTCATTTCAAAAGAAGCGGAAACCATGCTGCAGGGCACCAGGGAAAATATCCGACGTACGATAATTTCCCTCACTAGACGGTTGATTTCGCCGAACTTGACCTTTAACAGGAATGCCACGGAAAAAAAGAAGCAAAAACTTCTGGAAACGGTTAAGCCGGTTTTTTCCCTTGTTCAAAAAAATGAAATGATTGTCCGTGAAGGTCAAAAGATTTCCGACACCGACCATGAAAAGCTGGAGGCATTTTATCGAAAAAAGGGACAGGCGTCGTTGTCAAACCTTTCCGTTTTTCTGGGAATATTCCTGACCATTATTCTGCTGTCACTGGTACTTTACTACTGGAGGATTAGAAACTGGCCCAAGAAGTATGCTCGAAGCAACGTTGATTTGTTATTTTTAAGCACAACGGCTTTTTTCCAGATCCTGTTAGTCAAGACAGGCATTTTCATGTCAGATGCCATCAACCGGGCTTTCCCTTATTTATCGATGGAAACCTGTTTTTTTGCAATTCCTTTTGCTGCGGGCGCCATGCTGGTTGCTGTATTGACAAATCGTAACATGGCCCTCATTCTGAATATTTTTATATCATTTCTCATTTCTTTCCTGTTTGAGTACGACATAAAAATGAGTTTATTCTGTTTTCTTGGCAGTATAGCGGCTTCATACCATGTCGTCCGCTGTCGCCAGCGATCAGCTTTTTTAAAAGCCGGTCTTTACCTCGGATTTTTCAACATTGCCGTAATTGCATGTATCAGTTTGATAATGAATGAAATTTTTTCCTTTGATCTCTTTTCCAAACTTGCCATGGGTATGGCCGGCGGCCTACTTTCTGGCGTCATTGTAGCAGGCATGACCCCTCTTTTTGAAACTATTTTCAAGTATACGACCGATATCAAGCTGTTGGAGTTAGCCAATTTAAATCAGCCCATATTCCAGCGAATGATGATGGAAGCGCCGGGTACGTATAATCACAGTGTGGTTGTGGCCTCACTTGTGGAAGCAGCGGCGGAGGCCATCGGGGCAAATCCCCTGCTGGCAAAAGTCAGTGCGTATTATCACGATATAGGCAAGTTGAAAAAACCGCTTTATTTTATTGAAAATCAGCGAAACGGAAATAACAGGCATGACAAACTTTCACCAAAAATGAGCAGCCTTGTCATCATTTCTCATGTCAAAGACGGATGTGAAATTGCGCAGCAGGCAAAGCTGGGAAGAGAAATTACCGATATTATCAGGGAGCATCATGGCACCGGACTGGTCAGCTTCTTCTACGACAAGGCCAAAAAAGATAAAGACCCTTCGATAAGTTCACTTCCTGAAACTGATTTTCGGTATCCCGGCCCAAAGCCGCAAACAAAGGAAGCCGGCCTTGTCCTGCTTGGAGACGTTCTGGAAGCCTCATCCAGGACCTTATCCAACCCGACACCGGCCAGGATCAGCAGTCTCGTTCATGACCGGATTGAAAAAGTCTTCATGGACGGTCAACTGGACGAATGCGAATTGACGATGCGTGACCTGAGCAAGATCGCGGAGATCTTTAACAGAATATTGAATGGTATCTTTCACCATCGAGTCGATTATCCCGATCAGGGAGTCCGTGAAGCGGGCATTCGAAAGGATGTCAATGGCCATAGCGATTAG
- a CDS encoding PhoH family protein yields the protein MKVKKELSAIEKLHFADNETLKNLLGEQDKNIHLIEKLEPVKLTARGNTVSVSGDVIAVDLVKNLLLQIYNLIQKGYPVYPSDIDYAHRILAEDNTLTLEKIFLDTVFISSKKRIITPKSVAQKKYIDAIRTHDMIFGIGPAGTGKTYLAMAMAVSSLLERKVERIILARPAVEAGERLGFLPGDLAEKVNPYLRPLYDALFDMMDFDKATALISKGIIEVAPLAFMRGRTLNDAFVILDEAQNTTSEQMKMFLTRLGFGSKAVITGDITQIDLPTDRVSGLVEAEQILGKTRGIKFIHFTDVDVVRHHLVQEVIKAYDRFQHNRATQTESTGK from the coding sequence TTGAAAGTTAAAAAAGAATTAAGCGCCATCGAAAAACTTCACTTTGCTGACAATGAAACGCTGAAAAATCTTCTGGGTGAACAGGACAAAAACATTCATCTCATAGAAAAACTGGAACCCGTGAAACTTACAGCGAGAGGCAATACCGTTTCAGTATCTGGAGATGTCATCGCCGTAGATCTGGTCAAGAACCTGCTTTTGCAGATTTACAATCTGATACAGAAAGGCTATCCCGTTTATCCTTCCGACATCGATTATGCCCATCGCATCCTGGCGGAAGACAACACGTTAACCCTGGAAAAAATCTTTCTGGATACCGTCTTCATTTCGTCAAAAAAAAGAATCATAACTCCTAAAAGCGTGGCCCAGAAGAAATACATCGATGCCATCCGAACTCATGATATGATTTTCGGAATTGGTCCGGCCGGAACTGGCAAAACCTATCTGGCAATGGCCATGGCTGTGTCCTCGCTTCTTGAAAGAAAGGTGGAACGGATTATTCTGGCCCGTCCCGCTGTAGAAGCCGGTGAAAGACTGGGATTTCTTCCGGGCGACCTCGCGGAAAAGGTGAATCCCTATCTCCGCCCCCTCTATGACGCTTTATTTGACATGATGGATTTTGACAAGGCAACGGCTCTCATCAGCAAGGGGATTATCGAGGTTGCTCCCCTCGCGTTCATGCGGGGAAGAACTCTGAATGACGCTTTTGTGATACTTGATGAAGCTCAGAATACCACTTCTGAACAGATGAAAATGTTCCTTACCCGTCTGGGATTTGGTTCCAAGGCTGTCATCACCGGCGATATTACCCAGATTGACCTGCCGACAGACCGGGTTTCAGGGCTTGTTGAAGCGGAACAGATTCTGGGAAAAACCAGGGGGATTAAATTTATCCATTTTACTGACGTTGACGTTGTCAGGCATCATCTTGTTCAGGAAGTTATCAAGGCTTACGATCGTTTTCAGCATAATAGGGCAACACAGACGGAATCAACAGGAAAATAA
- a CDS encoding M20 family metallo-hydrolase has product MIDRDLFHKLSTRIDTYEKAMIEMQAAFTALPALSPDSGGQGEYEKAQYLLCQLREWGFPDITEINAPDARVPSGCRPNILAGLPGRNPEMTVWILTHLDIVPPGELSFWDSDPYRVSVKGRRVYGRGTEDNQQDMVSSLFAAKAFLDEGILPEASIGLAFVSDEETGSQFGLDFVLKNVRNPFRMTDLIIVPDAGNDEGTMIEIAEKSILWLKFKTTGKQCHGSKPHLGRNAFLAASHLIVELSKLYQLYSKSDLLYEPPVSTFEPTRKDANVPNINTIPGEDVFFMDCRVLPDYSLLDILLEIRRMADKIQDQFDVIIEITAVQENQAALPTSENAPVIRALQNAIKEVYSAEAFPGGIGGGTVAAHFRKQGYPVAVWSRLGQMAHQPNEFCSIDTMLGNAKIYAHLFLQKQNSN; this is encoded by the coding sequence ATGATTGACAGAGACTTGTTCCACAAATTGTCCACGCGGATCGATACATATGAAAAGGCTATGATCGAAATGCAGGCGGCGTTTACGGCATTGCCTGCTCTTTCCCCAGACAGCGGAGGACAGGGCGAATATGAAAAAGCGCAATACCTATTGTGTCAATTGCGCGAATGGGGATTTCCAGACATCACAGAGATCAACGCCCCCGATGCCAGGGTTCCATCAGGCTGCCGGCCCAATATCCTGGCTGGACTTCCCGGCCGCAATCCTGAAATGACGGTTTGGATCCTGACCCATCTGGATATCGTTCCCCCCGGAGAACTAAGTTTCTGGGACAGCGATCCATACAGAGTTTCTGTTAAGGGCAGACGGGTATACGGGAGGGGCACCGAAGACAATCAGCAGGACATGGTCTCATCCCTGTTTGCCGCAAAAGCTTTTCTCGATGAAGGAATCCTGCCTGAGGCATCCATCGGCCTTGCCTTCGTTTCCGATGAAGAAACGGGCAGTCAATTCGGGCTCGATTTTGTATTGAAAAATGTTCGGAACCCTTTCCGGATGACGGACCTGATCATCGTTCCCGACGCAGGAAATGATGAGGGAACAATGATTGAAATTGCTGAAAAAAGTATCCTGTGGCTGAAGTTTAAAACAACAGGGAAGCAATGTCACGGCAGCAAACCTCACCTCGGCAGGAATGCTTTTCTCGCGGCCTCTCATTTAATTGTGGAACTTAGTAAGCTTTATCAACTATACAGTAAAAGCGATCTTCTCTATGAACCGCCCGTCAGCACTTTCGAGCCGACGCGAAAGGACGCCAATGTCCCCAATATCAATACCATTCCGGGAGAAGACGTTTTTTTCATGGATTGCCGCGTCCTCCCCGATTACTCTCTTTTGGATATCCTGCTGGAAATAAGAAGAATGGCCGATAAAATTCAAGATCAGTTTGACGTTATTATTGAAATAACGGCAGTTCAGGAGAACCAGGCCGCTCTTCCTACCTCGGAAAATGCACCCGTAATCAGGGCATTGCAGAATGCAATCAAGGAAGTTTACTCCGCGGAGGCTTTCCCGGGGGGTATAGGAGGCGGTACTGTTGCCGCACATTTCCGAAAGCAGGGTTATCCGGTTGCTGTGTGGTCCAGGCTAGGCCAAATGGCGCATCAGCCCAACGAATTTTGCAGCATTGACACGATGCTCGGCAATGCAAAAATCTATGCTCATCTTTTCTTACAAAAGCAGAATAGCAATTAA
- a CDS encoding M16 family metallopeptidase, with protein sequence MIFPRLSLFFSDCLNAKAISEARVFAFSLALVSSLLSLLFFSASCFAYDLEKQVKRFTLQNGLKVLIVERNFSPTVSLYICHKVGAVDEPSGKTGTAHFLEHMLFKGTRTIGAKNYSKEKTILDDIARTLQALDRESMKGEKADRSRIKSLSDQLEKLENDHSVLFHSNEIDRLYTENGAERLNASTGQDVTTYQVSLPSNKLELWARIESERMVSPVFREFYSERKVIMEERRQSIESDPDGKLFEQFMAAAFIAHPYGRPILGWPYDMSYLNMHDLEYFLRRYHTPDNTVIAVVGHVDHLSVLRIIRKYFGEIPSGERHFHPVTAEPPQLGERRVKITFDANPRLIMGYRKPSLPSFDDYVFDVIQTMLTDGRVSRLYRTLVEEKALAETVWTTNGMPGARYDNLFTIYAAPRYPHTLAELEVALVNELERLKKEPVDQRELDRVKNTIKADFIRSLDSNAALAGMLSYFETVAGDYRYIVHHNQIIDRITRDDILRVAQKYFTDNNKTIAMLIPQTPSR encoded by the coding sequence ATGATTTTTCCGAGACTTTCCCTTTTTTTCTCTGACTGCCTTAATGCAAAAGCCATCTCTGAGGCGCGGGTCTTCGCCTTTTCCCTGGCTTTAGTTTCCAGCCTGCTCTCTCTTCTTTTTTTCTCAGCATCCTGCTTTGCTTATGATCTGGAAAAGCAGGTTAAAAGATTTACACTTCAAAATGGGCTGAAAGTACTCATTGTCGAAAGAAATTTCAGCCCGACCGTTTCTCTGTATATCTGCCATAAAGTGGGCGCCGTCGACGAGCCAAGTGGAAAAACCGGGACCGCGCACTTCCTTGAACATATGCTTTTTAAAGGGACTCGAACGATTGGGGCAAAAAATTACTCTAAGGAAAAAACGATTCTTGATGACATTGCAAGGACCTTACAGGCACTGGACAGGGAAAGCATGAAGGGTGAAAAAGCGGATCGGTCAAGGATAAAATCTTTGAGCGACCAACTGGAAAAACTTGAAAACGATCATAGCGTTTTGTTTCATTCCAATGAGATTGACCGCCTTTATACCGAAAACGGAGCCGAGCGCCTCAATGCTTCAACCGGTCAGGATGTAACGACTTACCAGGTCAGTTTGCCTTCCAACAAGTTGGAACTCTGGGCGCGGATCGAGTCGGAACGGATGGTATCTCCCGTATTCAGGGAGTTTTACAGCGAACGAAAGGTCATCATGGAGGAGCGCAGGCAAAGCATCGAATCCGACCCGGATGGTAAACTTTTTGAGCAATTCATGGCCGCAGCCTTCATAGCTCACCCTTATGGCCGCCCCATTCTGGGATGGCCTTATGACATGAGCTATCTGAATATGCATGACCTGGAATATTTCCTGAGACGATATCACACTCCCGATAATACCGTCATTGCCGTGGTCGGCCATGTCGATCATCTTTCTGTTCTGCGGATTATCAGGAAATATTTCGGAGAAATCCCCTCCGGGGAAAGGCATTTTCATCCCGTTACGGCAGAACCTCCACAACTGGGGGAACGCAGAGTAAAAATTACTTTCGATGCCAATCCGCGGCTGATTATGGGATATCGTAAACCTTCGCTTCCCTCTTTTGATGATTATGTTTTTGATGTGATACAGACCATGCTTACGGACGGCAGGGTTTCACGCTTATACAGAACTCTTGTGGAGGAAAAAGCTCTTGCAGAGACTGTCTGGACGACAAATGGAATGCCGGGTGCCCGCTATGACAATCTTTTCACCATTTACGCCGCCCCCCGTTATCCTCATACGCTGGCCGAACTTGAAGTCGCCCTTGTCAACGAACTGGAAAGATTAAAAAAAGAACCAGTCGACCAACGAGAACTGGACAGGGTAAAAAACACAATCAAGGCCGACTTCATCAGAAGCCTGGATTCCAATGCAGCTCTCGCAGGAATGTTGTCATATTTTGAAACCGTTGCGGGTGACTATCGATACATCGTTCATCACAATCAAATAATAGATCGAATCACTCGCGATGACATTCTCAGAGTCGCTCAAAAGTACTTTACCGATAACAATAAGACAATCGCAATGCTTATCCCCCAAACCCCTTCCAGATAG
- a CDS encoding LysM peptidoglycan-binding domain-containing protein, producing MKKATLYKITHIIFMFLLSLYFTHSVGAQTQNDNEGKDGKATSKQNSSSLQNMKKNSSMKDVQINLPLFAKLASPSPDEDFDEEDKEGDRDLMEEALTYLNQSQKLWEKGDIEKALDFLDQAYTLVLETDGDLEIARQKDDLRLLISKRILAIYSSIQSTTLGKRSEIPLAMNSDVEREIRSFQTCEKDFFVSSYQRSGIYRDNIVKELKKAGLPEELSWLPLVESGFKIGALSRARALGLWQFIPSTGYKFGLNRDEWVDERMDAEKSTRAAISYLKELHGMFGDWLTVLAAYNSGEGRVMRVISRQHINYLDRFWDLYHQLPNETARYVPRFLATLHIIRDPKKYGFDLKTDMEQTSPYEYKIVKSYKPMKLQDVAFYTGGSEDVLTGMNSELRHKMTPDKEYDLKLPPEAVEKYAQIIDQIPQSEKPNNVSMVSSLNRGDHKSERVSERPAPKSRYLNYRVKRGESLNTIAKKYGISPRTLRASNHLSSRNKLKAGHKIRIPIANSRILKRESVQIVGAGQSKNSLAKETLIRYKVKKGDSLSSLAQRFGTSETEIKKMNRIKGKYLTTGSVIKISRFSDDDSVSEPKRDLSRKSNKRVSSRAKEKTYLVKKGDNLSLIAQKNNMSLDKLKEINNIAKRENLRPGQILIIQ from the coding sequence ATGAAAAAGGCAACTCTGTATAAAATTACCCATATCATTTTTATGTTTCTGTTATCATTATATTTTACACACAGCGTTGGTGCTCAAACTCAAAATGATAATGAAGGCAAGGATGGAAAAGCAACGAGCAAACAAAATTCCTCTTCACTGCAGAATATGAAGAAAAATTCGAGCATGAAAGATGTACAGATAAATTTGCCATTATTCGCAAAGTTAGCCAGCCCTTCTCCTGACGAAGATTTCGATGAGGAGGATAAAGAGGGTGACCGGGACCTCATGGAAGAAGCACTTACTTACCTGAACCAGTCTCAAAAACTGTGGGAGAAAGGTGATATTGAAAAAGCACTGGATTTTCTTGACCAGGCTTATACGCTGGTTCTGGAAACCGATGGAGATCTGGAAATCGCACGTCAGAAAGATGATCTGCGCTTACTGATATCAAAGAGGATACTTGCCATTTATTCGTCGATTCAGTCAACGACTCTGGGAAAACGCAGCGAGATTCCGTTGGCAATGAATTCAGATGTTGAAAGAGAAATTCGATCCTTTCAGACCTGTGAAAAGGATTTTTTTGTATCATCCTATCAGAGATCCGGAATTTACCGGGACAACATCGTAAAGGAATTAAAAAAAGCCGGTTTGCCGGAGGAGCTATCTTGGTTGCCTCTTGTTGAAAGTGGATTTAAAATCGGTGCCCTATCGCGAGCTCGTGCTCTTGGCCTCTGGCAATTCATTCCGTCTACCGGATATAAATTTGGTTTGAATCGCGATGAATGGGTCGATGAGCGAATGGATGCGGAAAAATCGACGAGGGCGGCAATCAGTTACTTGAAGGAATTGCATGGGATGTTTGGAGACTGGCTGACCGTGCTGGCCGCTTACAACAGTGGTGAAGGCAGAGTGATGAGAGTCATATCCAGACAGCATATCAACTATCTCGACCGGTTCTGGGATCTTTATCATCAGTTGCCCAATGAAACGGCTCGCTATGTTCCGCGTTTTCTGGCAACTCTGCATATCATTCGGGACCCCAAGAAATATGGTTTCGATCTGAAAACAGACATGGAACAGACGTCGCCTTATGAATATAAGATTGTAAAATCTTATAAACCTATGAAGCTGCAGGACGTTGCCTTTTATACAGGCGGTTCTGAAGATGTTTTAACCGGAATGAATTCAGAGTTGCGTCATAAGATGACGCCGGATAAGGAATACGATCTTAAGCTTCCACCGGAGGCCGTTGAAAAATATGCTCAGATTATCGATCAAATTCCCCAGTCTGAAAAACCAAACAATGTTTCCATGGTATCGTCATTAAATCGTGGAGACCACAAATCCGAACGTGTATCTGAACGGCCTGCGCCAAAATCAAGATATTTGAATTACAGGGTAAAGCGGGGGGAATCACTCAATACAATCGCGAAAAAGTATGGAATATCTCCTCGTACACTGAGAGCCAGCAATCATCTTTCTTCGAGGAACAAGTTAAAGGCAGGGCATAAAATTCGTATCCCGATAGCGAATTCAAGAATATTAAAAAGAGAATCCGTTCAAATTGTGGGTGCAGGCCAGAGTAAAAATTCACTCGCGAAGGAGACGCTGATTCGTTATAAGGTAAAAAAAGGAGATTCTCTTTCATCCTTGGCACAGCGATTTGGCACAAGCGAAACAGAAATAAAAAAGATGAACCGCATCAAAGGAAAATATCTGACAACCGGAAGTGTGATCAAAATAAGCCGATTCAGTGATGATGATTCTGTTAGTGAACCCAAAAGAGATTTAAGCAGAAAGTCAAATAAACGGGTGAGTTCGAGAGCAAAAGAAAAGACTTATCTGGTTAAAAAAGGGGACAATCTTTCCCTGATTGCCCAGAAAAACAACATGAGTCTTGATAAACTTAAAGAAATAAACAATATCGCGAAAAGAGAAAATCTTCGCCCGGGACAGATTTTGATTATTCAATAA
- a CDS encoding M16 family metallopeptidase — MKNFIVILFMVFIFSLACMEPSSAYPLQPDAPPNPDFLQYSPLQFELPQAERKVLSNGISLHIMEDHELPLVKITALVKAGHAHDPIGKEGLAELTGSVMLTGGTQFMTGNEVDDSLAFMAAEIRSRVNLEYTIFTLSVMKKDLDRALEIFSQILLKPAFEQGKLQIARNLKIEELRRIADNPDDLAFRQYRKLIYKDDPRGRLSTFGSLEKIGRQDLLTFHSEFFSPQNTILTVSGDITGADALVQLDQHFGALRTGNRILKSLPPPAGVQASSLSLLSKETPQSIIIYGHLGPAITHPDFYPFTVLDFIIGSGGFRSRLFQEIRTKRGLAYSSGSIYAGRKDYGIFEAYAFTKAGSTIQVLNIMRDVIKKIQSEGITPEEIQLAKSAISNNFIFTFKTADDVVFQQMMLEYLDLPSDYLESYREKITAVNATDVKRMASKYLDLHKTVILVVGSETKFEAPLSSFGKFNREEIFKTD, encoded by the coding sequence ATGAAAAATTTTATCGTGATCCTCTTCATGGTCTTCATTTTCAGCCTCGCATGCATGGAACCTTCTTCTGCATACCCTCTCCAGCCCGATGCTCCGCCCAACCCTGACTTCCTGCAATATTCTCCTTTACAATTCGAGCTTCCACAGGCCGAGAGAAAAGTTTTATCGAACGGGATCAGTCTGCACATTATGGAGGACCATGAACTGCCCCTGGTCAAAATTACTGCTCTGGTCAAAGCAGGGCATGCTCACGATCCCATCGGAAAAGAAGGACTTGCGGAATTGACCGGAAGCGTCATGCTGACCGGGGGAACGCAGTTCATGACCGGTAATGAAGTCGATGATTCACTGGCCTTTATGGCTGCGGAAATCCGTTCCCGTGTCAATCTGGAATATACGATCTTTACGCTCTCCGTGATGAAAAAGGATTTGGACCGGGCTCTGGAAATATTTTCCCAGATACTGTTGAAACCTGCGTTTGAACAGGGGAAATTGCAGATCGCCAGAAATCTCAAAATCGAAGAATTGAGACGCATCGCAGATAATCCTGACGATTTGGCCTTTCGCCAGTATCGGAAGCTCATATACAAAGACGACCCCAGAGGAAGGCTTTCCACCTTCGGATCCCTGGAAAAGATCGGCAGGCAGGACCTTTTGACTTTTCACAGTGAATTTTTTTCTCCCCAAAATACAATCCTGACCGTTTCCGGAGATATCACCGGCGCCGACGCCCTTGTGCAGCTGGATCAGCATTTCGGCGCCTTGCGGACAGGGAATCGCATCCTAAAGTCGCTTCCTCCCCCTGCCGGTGTGCAAGCCTCCTCCCTGTCGCTTCTTTCCAAAGAAACTCCTCAATCCATCATTATTTACGGCCATCTTGGCCCCGCCATCACGCATCCTGATTTTTATCCCTTTACCGTGCTTGATTTTATCATTGGAAGCGGCGGCTTCCGATCTCGACTGTTTCAGGAAATACGAACCAAACGCGGCCTCGCATACAGTTCGGGCAGTATTTACGCCGGCCGGAAAGATTACGGGATCTTTGAAGCCTATGCCTTTACAAAAGCGGGTTCTACAATTCAGGTCCTGAATATTATGAGAGATGTTATTAAAAAGATTCAGTCTGAGGGAATCACCCCTGAAGAAATACAATTGGCGAAAAGCGCTATTTCGAATAATTTCATCTTTACTTTCAAAACAGCCGATGATGTGGTTTTCCAGCAGATGATGCTGGAATATCTGGATCTTCCCTCCGATTACCTGGAGTCTTATCGAGAAAAAATTACGGCAGTCAACGCGACGGATGTAAAACGAATGGCTTCAAAATATCTTGATCTGCATAAAACCGTCATTCTGGTGGTTGGATCGGAGACAAAATTCGAAGCGCCTCTTTCATCCTTTGGAAAGTTCAACCGGGAAGAAATTTTTAAAACTGACTGA